A window of Macrotis lagotis isolate mMagLag1 chromosome X, bilby.v1.9.chrom.fasta, whole genome shotgun sequence contains these coding sequences:
- the LOC141499667 gene encoding LOW QUALITY PROTEIN: uncharacterized protein LOC141499667 (The sequence of the model RefSeq protein was modified relative to this genomic sequence to represent the inferred CDS: substituted 2 bases at 2 genomic stop codons): MYFAPSLPVGLADSKPRVICQLEQGETPSLPGRDVIQRGSCPDWKTEHENKELFPKLGISSQERILRDSPFVATLGTGQEWYNQLEKHQSNEKKYSQNVRITQRKPSNKSRDSEHNKYVGIVNVIFVPSERRKSLDKHVTHKKCLRLCSDLRINDGTCSKKIFSKYNECGQSCRYNSALLKTHRICAREKHFACNDCEKTFKFRLILIQHQRIHAGEKLYECHICGKGFSQRSGLTQHQTIHTGEKPYECNICGKGFSQRSGLTQHHTTHTGEKPYECNVCGKIFRLRTQLTQHQTIHNGENPYECNVCGKGFSLKLGLAQHQKIHTGEKPFECYICGKGFSQRSGLTQHHKIHTGEKFYEFNVCGKGFKQKSRLSNRXIILEKNINTIHTGEKHYKCNECEKAFRWRRGLTLHQRTHGGEKPFECNECGKAFRWRRGLTVHQRIHIGEKPYKCNECGKAFSQRSRLTQHQVIHTGEKPYECHECGKAFXQKTALTEHQTIHTGEKPYECHECGKAFRQKTGLNQHQTTHTGEKPYECGNCGKAFHQRTQLTQHQRIHTGEKPFECNECAKAFGHSRELKWHQRIHTGERPYGCNECGNAFRLSTHLTRHKRIHTGRETLWSVVNVEMLSA; this comes from the exons atTGGAAAACAGAGCATGAAAACAAGGAGTTATTCCCCAAATTGGGCATTTCATCCCAGGAAAGAATTTTAAGAGATAGTCCCTTTGTTGCCACATTGGGAACTGGCCAGGAATGGTATAACCAATTAGAAAAGCATCAAAGCAATGAGAAGAAATATTCTCAAAATGTAAGAATTACACAAAGGAAACCTTCCAATAAATCAAGAGATAGTGAACATAATAAATATGTTGGAATTGTCAATGTGATCTTTGTTCcatcagaaagaagaaagagtctTGACAAGCATGTTACACACAAAAAGTGTTTGAGACTATGTTCAGACCTAAGGATAAATGATGGAACATGCTCCAAAAAGATATTTTCTAAGTATAATGAATGTGGACAGTCATGTAGGTATAATTCAGCTCTACTTAAAACCCATAGAATATGTGCTAGAGAGAAACATTTTGCATGTAATGATTGTGAGAAAACTTTCAAGTTCAGATTAATACTTATtcaacatcaaagaattcatgctggagagaaactttatgaatgtcATATATGTGGAAAGGGCTTTAGTCAGAGGTCAGGACTTACTCAACATCAGacaattcatactggagagaaaccttatgaatgtaatataTGTGGGAAAGGCTTCAGTCAGAGATCAGGCCTTACTCAACATCACACAACTCATACTGGAgaaaagccttatgaatgtaacgTATGTGGAAAGATCTTCCGATTGAGAACACAACTTACTCAGCATCAGACAATTCATAACGGAGAAAAtccttatgaatgtaatgtatGTGGGAAGGGCTTTAGTTTGAAATTGGGCCTTGCtcaacatcagaaaattcatactggagaaaagccTTTTGAATGTTATATATGTGGGAAAGGCTTCAGTCAGAGATCAGGACTTACTCaacatcataaaattcatactggagaaaaattttatgaatttaatgTGTGTGGGAAGGGATTCAAGCAGAAATCAAGACTTAGCAACAGATAAATcatattagagaaaaatataaat acaattcatactggagagaaacattataaatgtaatgaatgtgagaAGGCCTTCCGCTGGAGGAGAGGACTTACTCTACATCAGAGAACTCATGGTGgtgagaaaccttttgaatgtaatgaatgtggtaaGGCTTTCCGCTGGAGGAGAGGACTTACTgttcatcagagaattcatattggtgaaaaaccttataaatgtaatgaatgtggaaaagccttcagTCAAAGATCAAGACTTACTCAACACCAGGTAATTcatacaggagagaaaccttatgaatgtcatgaatgtgggaaggccttttGACAGAAAACTGCTCTTACTGAACATCAGACAATTCATACTGGTGAGAAACCATATGAATGtcatgaatgtggaaaagcttttcGCCAGAAGACTGGACTAAATCAACATCAGACAACTCATACTGGTGAAAAGCCTTATGAATGTGGTAACTGTGGGAAGGCCTTCCACCAAAGAACACAGCTTactcaacatcagagaattcatactggtgagaaaccttttgaatgtaatgaatgtgctAAGGCCTTTGGTCACAGCCGAGAACTTAAAtggcatcagagaattcatactggagagagacCTTATGGGTGTAACGAATGTGGGAATGCCTTCCGCTTGAGCACACATCTTACTCGCCataaaagaattcatactggGAGAGAGACCTTATGGAGTGTAGTGAATGTGGAAATGCTTTCCGCTTGA